One window of the Corticium candelabrum chromosome 7, ooCorCand1.1, whole genome shotgun sequence genome contains the following:
- the LOC134181888 gene encoding threonylcarbamoyladenosine tRNA methylthiotransferase-like isoform X3 — protein sequence MSNIPAMEKVYIKTWGCSHNNSDGEYIAGQLSAFGYFITDDPELSDLWVLNSCTVKNPSEDSFINAVQKAHELNKHIVLAGCVPQAQKDHKMLKGLSAIGVQQIDRIVDVVEETLKGNTVRLFGSKRQNGRRVGGADLSLPKIRKNPLIEIIAINTGCLNNCTYCKTKQSRGDLASYQPEEIISRARQSFEEGVREIWLTSEDTGAYGRDIGVTLPELLNRLVEVIPEGAMLRLGMTNPPYILDHLEEMAQILSHSRVYSFLHIPVQSASDSVLADMKREYTIEDFKHVVDFLNKQVPGITIATDVICGFPTETPEDFSTTLSLVQEYKFPSLFINQFYPRPGTPAARMKRIPTEIVKQRTREISKLFQSYKPYDHKVGERQTVLVTEEAHDRRHYVAHNKFYEQVLVPMDDTLLGCMIDVEIVSATKHSMEGKLCGLALTSHSCLPPSLGLGEITSLSDRLTQTGQNRFVMKQRRWNVGSSFVWTLLQLLVVSVLSVVVLMYW from the exons ATGTCGAATATCCCGGCTATGGAAAAGGTTTACATCAAGACGTGGGGTTGTTCACATAACAATAGCGATGGAGAATACATAGCTGGACAACTATCTGCATTTGGTTATTTTATAACAG ATGATCCTGAATTGTCTGACCTGTGGGTGCTTAACAGTTGCACTGTCAAGAATCCATCTGAAGACAGCTTCATAAATGCGGTTCAAAAGGCACACGagctaaacaaacacatcGTTCTTGCTGGTTGTGTCCCACAAGCTCAGAAGGATCACAAAATGTTGAAAGGTTTATCAGCGATCGGC GTGCAACAGATTGATCGGATTGTTGACGTCGTGGAAGAGACACTGAAGGGAAATACTGTGAGATTATTTGGGAGTAAGAGACAGAATGGGAGACGAGTGGGCGGGGCAGATTTGTCGTTGCCAAAAATCAGGAAAAATCCTTTGATTGAGATAATTGCTATCAACACGGG CTGCCTCAACAACTGCACTTACTGCAAGACCAAACAGTCAAGAGGTGATCTAGCCAGTTACCAACCAGAGGAGATCATATCAAGGGCCAGGCAGTCGTTTGAAG AAGGTGTGCGTGAGATTTGGTTGACAAGTGAGGATACGGGAGCTTATGGGAGGGACATTGGCGTTACGTTGCCGGAACTGTTGAATCGGCTGGTGGAAGTGATTCCTGAGGGAGCAATGCTGAGACTGGGAATGACGAATCCTCCGTATATACTTGATCATTTAGAg GAAATGGCACAAATTCTGAGTCATTCTCGTGTCTACTCATTTCTTCACATTCCAGTTCAGTCTGCTTCTGACTCGGTTTTGGCAGACATGAAGCGTGAGTACACGATAGAAGATTTCAAGCACGTGGTGGACTTTTTGAACAAACA AGTACCCGGTATCACCATAGCAACAGACGTCATCTGCGGCTTTCCAACAGAAACTCCAGAA GATTTCTCTACAACACTCAGTCTCGTTCAAGAATACAAATTTCCCAGTCTATTTATCAATCAATTTTATCCTCGTCCCGGCACACCCGCAGCTCGAATGAAACGAATTCCGACTGAAATCGTGAAGCAAAGAACGAGAGAGATATCCAAGCTGTTTCAGTCCTACAAACCGTACGACCACAAG GTTGGGGAGAGGCAGACGGTGTTGGTGACTGAGGAGGCACATGACAGGCGGCATTACGTTGCACACAATAAGTTTTATGAGCAG GTTTTGGTTCCAATGGACGACACATTACTCGGTTGCATGATTGACGTTGAGATTGTTTCAGCCACAAAGCACTCAATGGAGGGCAAACTATGCGGTCTGGCTCTCACGTCGCATTCGTGTTTGCCCCCCTCTCTCGGTCTCGGTGAGATCACCAGCTTGtcagacagactaacacaaACAGGACAGAATAGGTTCGTAATGAAGCAAAGACGATGGAATGTTGGGTCGTCGTTTGTGTGGACGCTGTTGCAGTTGCTTGTGGTGTCAGTTCTGTCTGTCGTTGTGCTAATGTATTGGTGA
- the LOC134182118 gene encoding uncharacterized protein LOC134182118: MGCCLCTSQGKKDKRQGPVPDVMATRRRMPLPPPTNPSPSEFYSYADPKVSILKRLGRRLGSGGSSEKKPREGNIPLPPIPQENSTGLYVDDKTNTEMQRNSNETEQRLTMDSEYLQVHEGTQGSCVEDSCYTNTNTQSTLQQVCTKECPIEEELYVNATPPPMEERPQNCLTTDDVYINSDQVSRHGSDQCCASTDDLYMNTDQTHTHESQQGSMCVSMDDVYINTDQANGHESEQCNLPCAIYESINDKLRKKRFDKIGIDINTPVFPKYLNVTSEPSYYNVNMSMTVDIHSSRSDTQLEEPNVYEAVDY; the protein is encoded by the exons ATGGGTTGCTGCTTGTGCACATCTCAAG gaaagaaagacaaacgcCAAGGTCCAGTGCCTGATGTGATGGCAACACGAAGGAGGATGCCTCTGCCTCCACCAACGAATCCATCGCCATCAGAATTCTACTCGTATGCTGATCCTAAAGTATCAATCTTGAAGAGACTTGGGAGACGACTCGGCAGCGGTGGCAGCAGTGAGAAAAAACCGAGAGAGGGAAACATTCCTTTGCCTCCCATCCCACAGGAAAACTCCACTGGGCTCTATGTCGacgacaagacaaacacagaaatgcaaagaaattcgaatgaaACAGAACAGAGGCTAACGATGGATAGCGAGTACTTGCAAGTACATGAAGGCACACAAGGCAGTTGTGTGGAAGATAGTTGTTATACAAATACGAATACTCAGAGTACACTCCAACAGGTGTGTACTAAGGAATGTCCAATCGAAGAGGAATTATATGTGAATGCGACTCCACCACCGATGGAGGAGAGGCCACAAAATTGTCTCACAACAGATGACGTCTACATCAACAGTGACCAAGTGAGTAGACATGGATCAGACCAATGCTGTGCGTCTACAGACGACTTGTACATGAACACCGaccaaacacatacacacgagTCCCAGCAAGGCTCGATGTGTGTATCCATGGACGACGTTTACATAAACACCGACCAAGCGAATGGGCACGAGTCTGAGCAATGCAACTTACCGTGTGCTATTTACGAGTCAATAAATGACAAATTACGGAAAAAAAGATTTGACAAAATAggaattgatatcaacacaccCGTGTTTCCAAAATACTTGAATGTAACATCAGAGCCGTCGTATTACAATGTCAATATGTCAATGACAGTCGACATCCACAGCTCACGATCAGACACACAATTAGAGGAACCAAACGTATACGAGGCTGTCGACTATTGa
- the LOC134181887 gene encoding myeloperoxidase-like codes for MRLQLIAHLLLLCALQHASCRLTDEQWSKAVRRAREKIERRQRVVTGFAGNDVHVESPLGPAVATHSALKTATPEAEMKSDGALLATRSLFELQSLTNHTGSLEELQADVIQELPNRLETLCGSYSVNCSAVDDRFRTMNGSCNNLLHPSWGSANNAYKRYLAAVYDDGISAPQGTKTRNLPSPRYISLQLSHDVSHAAHNHTLMLMQWGQFLDHDITHTPAHDATKSCGTSCRQTTSCFPIKIAASDPLFRLRCLAFGRSTASCEANRAITRSQLNSITSYIDASNVYGSSERELMELRDVNSIGLLRVLPLRYTTSSKSSLPHQSSSDPLSSLCRCRCGSPQSDCFKAGDIRANEVVSLTAMHTIWLREHNRIATKLSMLNKCWDGDRVFYETRKIVGAMMQQITYSEYLPVILGKLGMKRYGIKIHRLHAPRSFYDRDLNGGIANVFATAAFRFGHSQLRNEFARRGHGYYNLHRPFRLNASFFCPHSMYDMSTGGVDSILRGLLMTSPQSVDLHVATTVTSHLFADPPGSPGFDLFALNVQRGRDHGIPSYTHWRHHCGLDVATMTTFDALRSDIPNDTINTLKSVYHSVEHIDLFVGGLAENHVDDASVGRTFRCILGRQFRELQRGDRFWYETHGQFTPRQLKEIKKVTLAKVVCTNGDLIDEIQPHAFMKMGNEMNKATSCSELSDMNLKAWKKKGCQLRQTTEYLGVNECVRGSWEVWSEWSECSRSCGIGERMRMRRCNDSCLRCDDGFYLDSKCCVGACVASQEVAACCSSWSPWSSCSRKCAGGTRTRRRHCNRERCPNRHTKDKQPCNVKSCPVANFDLFRSGRPFSFITREQTRSHT; via the exons ATGCGTCTGCAGCTCATTGCACACCTCCTATTGCTCTGCGCGCTGCAGCATGCGA GTtgcagactgacagacgaGCAATGGAGCAAGGCGGTGCGGAGAGCGAGAGAGAAGATCGAGAGACGCCAGCGCGTCGTGACGGGATTCGCTGGCAACG ACGTGCATGTCGAGAGTCCCCTCGGACCTGCCGTGGCAACACATTCTGCACTGAAAACTGCAACTCCTGAGGCAGAGATGAAATCAGACGGAGCTCTACTGGCAACGAGAAGTTTGTTTGAACTTCAGAGTTTGACCAATCACACTGGCAGTTTGGAGGAGTTGCAGGCGGACGTTATTCAAGAATTACCAAATCGATTGGAAACTCTGTGTGGTTCATATAGTGTCAATTGCTCGGCTGTTGATGATCGTTTTAGAACGATGAATGGCAGTTGCAATAATCTGTTGCATCCTTCCTGGGGATCAG CCAACAACGCATACAAGAGATACCTCGCTGCCGTCTACGACGACGGCATATCCGCTCCACAAGGAACAAAGACCAGAAACCTCCCATCCCCTCGATACATCAGCCTACAACTATCACACGACGTCAGCCACGCCGCACACAACCACACGCTCATGCTGATGCAGTGGGGCCAATTCCTCGATCACGACATCACGCACACTCCCGCACACGACGCAACCAAGTCGTGCGGCACGTCATGCAGACAAACCACGTCGTGTTTTCCGATCAAAATTGCAGCTTCGGATCCACTTTTTCGACTTCGATGTCTCGCGTTTGGGAGATCCACGGCTTCATGTGAGGCGAACAGAGCGATCACACGCTCACAGTTAAACAGCATTACGTCATATATTGATGCATCGAATGTCTACGGCTCGTCAGAACGAGAACTGATGGAGCTACGTGACGTCAACTCGATTGGCTTGTTGAGAGTTTTGCCTCTTCGCTACACGACGTCGTCGAAGAGCTCCTTGCCTCATCAGTCGTCATCCGACCCACTTTCTTCACTCTGTCGTTGCCGTTGTGGGTCGCCACAGAGCGACTGTTTCAAAGCGGGTGACATACGAGCGAACGAAGTCGTCTCTCTGACTGCGATGCACACCATCTGGCTACGAGAGCACAACCGAATCGCCACCAAGTTGTCGATGCTAAACAAGTGTTGGGATGGCGATCGAGTGTTTTACGAGACGCGGAAGATAGTTGGAGCGATGATGCAACAGATTACGTACAGCGAGTATCTACCGGTCATTCTGGGAAAATTGGGAATGAAAAGATACGGAATCAAAATCCATCGACTTCATGCTCCTCGTTCGTTCTACGATCGGGATCTCAATGGAGGAATCGCGAACGTGTTTGCGACTGCCGCGTTCCGTTTCGGTCACTCACAGTTGAGGAACGAGTTCGCTCGACGAGGTCACGGATACTACAACCTTCACCGACCGTTTCGTCTCAACGCCAGCTTCTTCTGTCCGCATTCGATGTACGACATGTCGACTGGCGGCGTCGACTCGATCCTTCGTGGACTCCTGATGACGTCACCACAGAGTGTTGATCTCCATGTTGCAACAACCGTCACATCTCACTTGTTCGCTGACCCTCCCGGCAGCCCGGGATTCGATCTCTTCGCTTTGAATGTGCAACGAGGACGCGACCATGGGATCCCGTCGTACACACACTGGCGGCATCACTGTGGACTCGATGTCGCCACGATGACGACATTCGATGCGTTACGCTCAGATATACCCAACGACACGATCAACACACTGAAGTCTGTTTACCACTCGGTTGAACACATTGACCTTTTTGTTGGCGGTTTAGCCGAGAATCACGTCGACGATGCATCCGTTGGTCGTACGTTCCGATGCATTTTGGGACGTCAGTTTCGTGAGCTTCAACGAGGCGATCGATTCTGGTATGAAACACATGGCCAGTTCACTCCCCGTCAGCTGAAGGAAATCAAGAAAGTCACGCTAGCGAAAGTCGTATGCACAAACGGAGATCTAATTGACGAGATACAGCCACACGCATTCATGAAAATGGGAAACGAGATGAACAAGGCGACGTCGTGTTCCGAACTTTCAGATATGAATTTGAAGGCGTGGAAGAAGAAGGGATGTCAGTTGAGACAGACGACGGAGTATTTGGGTGTGAATGAGTGCGTGCGTGGTAGCTGGGAGGTGTGGAGTGAGTGGAGCGAGTGTAGCAGGTCGTGTGGTATTGGTGAGCGGATGAGGATGAGGAGATGTAATGACAGCTGTCTGAGATGTGACGATGGATTTTATCTCGATTCCAAGTGTTGTGTTGGAGCGTGTGTGGCTAGTCAGGAAGTTGCAG CTTGTTGCTCCTCTTGGTCTCCATGGAGCTCGTGCAGCAGGAAATGTGCAGGTGGTACACGCACACGCCGTAGACACTGCAACCGAGAACGATGCcccaacagacacacaaaggaCAAACAACCATGCAACGTGAAATCGTGTCCTG TTGCCAACTTTGACCTGTTCCGGTCGGGCAGACCCTTCAGTTTCATAACAAGGGAGCAAACGCGATCACACACGTAA
- the LOC134181888 gene encoding threonylcarbamoyladenosine tRNA methylthiotransferase-like isoform X2: MQNVSDIEDIVTGEDNGDRKPNRRNVLPKRLRRREALCEKSHVTPSLMSNIPAMEKVYIKTWGCSHNNSDGEYIAGQLSAFGYFITDDPELSDLWVLNSCTVKNPSEDSFINAVQKAHELNKHIVLAGCVPQAQKDHKMLKGLSAIGVQQIDRIVDVVEETLKGNTVRLFGSKRQNGRRVGGADLSLPKIRKNPLIEIIAINTGCLNNCTYCKTKQSRGDLASYQPEEIISRARQSFEGVREIWLTSEDTGAYGRDIGVTLPELLNRLVEVIPEGAMLRLGMTNPPYILDHLEEMAQILSHSRVYSFLHIPVQSASDSVLADMKREYTIEDFKHVVDFLNKQVPGITIATDVICGFPTETPEDFSTTLSLVQEYKFPSLFINQFYPRPGTPAARMKRIPTEIVKQRTREISKLFQSYKPYDHKVGERQTVLVTEEAHDRRHYVAHNKFYEQVLVPMDDTLLGCMIDVEIVSATKHSMEGKLCGLALTSHSCLPPSLGLGEITSLSDRLTQTGQNRFVMKQRRWNVGSSFVWTLLQLLVVSVLSVVVLMYW; this comes from the exons ATGCAGAACGTGAGCGATATCGAGGATATTGTGACTGGCGAAGATAATGGAGATAGGAAACCAAACAGGAGAAATGTGTTGCCAAAGCGTCTTAGAAGACGAGAAGCTTTGTGTGAGAAGAGTCACGTGACCCCATCTCTTATGTCGAATATCCCGGCTATGGAAAAGGTTTACATCAAGACGTGGGGTTGTTCACATAACAATAGCGATGGAGAATACATAGCTGGACAACTATCTGCATTTGGTTATTTTATAACAG ATGATCCTGAATTGTCTGACCTGTGGGTGCTTAACAGTTGCACTGTCAAGAATCCATCTGAAGACAGCTTCATAAATGCGGTTCAAAAGGCACACGagctaaacaaacacatcGTTCTTGCTGGTTGTGTCCCACAAGCTCAGAAGGATCACAAAATGTTGAAAGGTTTATCAGCGATCGGC GTGCAACAGATTGATCGGATTGTTGACGTCGTGGAAGAGACACTGAAGGGAAATACTGTGAGATTATTTGGGAGTAAGAGACAGAATGGGAGACGAGTGGGCGGGGCAGATTTGTCGTTGCCAAAAATCAGGAAAAATCCTTTGATTGAGATAATTGCTATCAACACGGG CTGCCTCAACAACTGCACTTACTGCAAGACCAAACAGTCAAGAGGTGATCTAGCCAGTTACCAACCAGAGGAGATCATATCAAGGGCCAGGCAGTCGTTTGAAG GTGTGCGTGAGATTTGGTTGACAAGTGAGGATACGGGAGCTTATGGGAGGGACATTGGCGTTACGTTGCCGGAACTGTTGAATCGGCTGGTGGAAGTGATTCCTGAGGGAGCAATGCTGAGACTGGGAATGACGAATCCTCCGTATATACTTGATCATTTAGAg GAAATGGCACAAATTCTGAGTCATTCTCGTGTCTACTCATTTCTTCACATTCCAGTTCAGTCTGCTTCTGACTCGGTTTTGGCAGACATGAAGCGTGAGTACACGATAGAAGATTTCAAGCACGTGGTGGACTTTTTGAACAAACA AGTACCCGGTATCACCATAGCAACAGACGTCATCTGCGGCTTTCCAACAGAAACTCCAGAA GATTTCTCTACAACACTCAGTCTCGTTCAAGAATACAAATTTCCCAGTCTATTTATCAATCAATTTTATCCTCGTCCCGGCACACCCGCAGCTCGAATGAAACGAATTCCGACTGAAATCGTGAAGCAAAGAACGAGAGAGATATCCAAGCTGTTTCAGTCCTACAAACCGTACGACCACAAG GTTGGGGAGAGGCAGACGGTGTTGGTGACTGAGGAGGCACATGACAGGCGGCATTACGTTGCACACAATAAGTTTTATGAGCAG GTTTTGGTTCCAATGGACGACACATTACTCGGTTGCATGATTGACGTTGAGATTGTTTCAGCCACAAAGCACTCAATGGAGGGCAAACTATGCGGTCTGGCTCTCACGTCGCATTCGTGTTTGCCCCCCTCTCTCGGTCTCGGTGAGATCACCAGCTTGtcagacagactaacacaaACAGGACAGAATAGGTTCGTAATGAAGCAAAGACGATGGAATGTTGGGTCGTCGTTTGTGTGGACGCTGTTGCAGTTGCTTGTGGTGTCAGTTCTGTCTGTCGTTGTGCTAATGTATTGGTGA
- the LOC134181889 gene encoding NADH-ubiquinone oxidoreductase chain 5-like — translation MFVDWLFCCLFAYLFICLFIYLSICLFICLFICLSICLSICLFICLSICLSICLFICLFICLSICLFICLFICLFICLFICLSICLSTCLFICLFICLSICLFIYYLFVYLFVCLFVCLFIYLFICLFVCLFVCLLVCLFVCLFVCLLVCLFVCLFICLFICLFICLFICLFICLFICLSICLSTCLFICLFICLSICLFIYYLFVYLFVCLFVCLFIYLFICLFVCLFVCLFICLFIYLFICLFVCLFVCLLVCLFVCLFVCLLVCLFVCLFICLFICLFICLFICLFICLFICLFICLSICLSTCLFICLFICLSICLFIYYLFVYLFVCLFVCLFIYLFICLFVCLFVCLLVCLFVCLFVCLLVCLFVCLFVCLFACLFVCLFVCLFVYLFVYLFVCLFVCLFVCLFVCLLVCLFVCLFVCLFVCLFVCLYVCLFVYLFICLFKCLFICLFTYMFICLFICLFRFFVYLFVYLFICLFGYLFVYLFV, via the coding sequence atgtttgttgactggttgttttgttgtttatttgcttatttgtttatttgtttgtttatttatttgtctatttgtttgtttatttgtttgtttatttgtttgtctatttgtttgtctatttgtttgtttatttgtttgtctatttgtttgtctatttgtttatttatttgtttatttatttgtttgtctatttgtttgtttatttgtttgtttatttgtttgtttatttgtttgtttatttgtttgtctatttgtttgtctacttgtttgtttatttgtttgtttatttgtttgtctatttgtttatttatttattatttgtttgtttatttgtttgtttgtttatttgtttgtttgtttatttatttgtttatttgcttatttgtttgtttgtttgtttgtttacttgtgtgtttatttgtttgtctatttgtttgtctacttgtttgtttatttgtttgtttatttatttgtttgtttatttgtttgtttatttgtttgtttatttgtttgtttatttgtttgtttatttgtttgtctatttgtttgtctacttgtttgtttatttgtttgtttatttgtttgtctatttgtttatttatttattatttgtttgtttatttgtttgtttgtttatttgtttgtttgtttatttatttgtttatttgcttatttgtttgtttatttgtttgtttgtttatttgtttgtttatttatttgtttatttgcttatttgtttgtttgtttgtttgtttacttgtgtgtttatttgtttgtctatttgtttgtctacttgtttgtttatttgtttgtttatttatttgtttgtttatttgtttgtttatttgtttgtttatttgtttgtttatttgtttgtttatttgtttgtttatttgtttgtctatttgtttgtctacttgtttgtttatttgtttgtttatttgtttgtctatttgtttatttatttattatttgtttgtttatttgtttgtttgtttatttgtttgtttgtttatttatttgtttatttgcttatttgtttgtttgtttgtttgtttacttgtgtgtttatttgtttgtctatttgtttgtctacttgtttgtttatttgtttgtttatttgtttgtctatttgcttgtttatttgtttgtttatttgtttgtctatttgtttatttatttgtttatttatttgtttgtctatttgtttgtctatttgtttgtttatttgtttgtctacttgtttgtctatttgtttgtttatttgtttgtttatttgtttgtctatttgtatgtttatatgtttgtctgtttgtttatttatttatttgtttatttaaatgtttatttatttgtttgtttacttatatgtttatttgtttgtttatttgtttgtttagattttttgtttatttatttgtttatttgtttatttgtttgtttggttatttatttgtttatttgtttgtttag
- the LOC134181888 gene encoding threonylcarbamoyladenosine tRNA methylthiotransferase-like isoform X1 yields MQNVSDIEDIVTGEDNGDRKPNRRNVLPKRLRRREALCEKSHVTPSLMSNIPAMEKVYIKTWGCSHNNSDGEYIAGQLSAFGYFITDDPELSDLWVLNSCTVKNPSEDSFINAVQKAHELNKHIVLAGCVPQAQKDHKMLKGLSAIGVQQIDRIVDVVEETLKGNTVRLFGSKRQNGRRVGGADLSLPKIRKNPLIEIIAINTGCLNNCTYCKTKQSRGDLASYQPEEIISRARQSFEEGVREIWLTSEDTGAYGRDIGVTLPELLNRLVEVIPEGAMLRLGMTNPPYILDHLEEMAQILSHSRVYSFLHIPVQSASDSVLADMKREYTIEDFKHVVDFLNKQVPGITIATDVICGFPTETPEDFSTTLSLVQEYKFPSLFINQFYPRPGTPAARMKRIPTEIVKQRTREISKLFQSYKPYDHKVGERQTVLVTEEAHDRRHYVAHNKFYEQVLVPMDDTLLGCMIDVEIVSATKHSMEGKLCGLALTSHSCLPPSLGLGEITSLSDRLTQTGQNRFVMKQRRWNVGSSFVWTLLQLLVVSVLSVVVLMYW; encoded by the exons ATGCAGAACGTGAGCGATATCGAGGATATTGTGACTGGCGAAGATAATGGAGATAGGAAACCAAACAGGAGAAATGTGTTGCCAAAGCGTCTTAGAAGACGAGAAGCTTTGTGTGAGAAGAGTCACGTGACCCCATCTCTTATGTCGAATATCCCGGCTATGGAAAAGGTTTACATCAAGACGTGGGGTTGTTCACATAACAATAGCGATGGAGAATACATAGCTGGACAACTATCTGCATTTGGTTATTTTATAACAG ATGATCCTGAATTGTCTGACCTGTGGGTGCTTAACAGTTGCACTGTCAAGAATCCATCTGAAGACAGCTTCATAAATGCGGTTCAAAAGGCACACGagctaaacaaacacatcGTTCTTGCTGGTTGTGTCCCACAAGCTCAGAAGGATCACAAAATGTTGAAAGGTTTATCAGCGATCGGC GTGCAACAGATTGATCGGATTGTTGACGTCGTGGAAGAGACACTGAAGGGAAATACTGTGAGATTATTTGGGAGTAAGAGACAGAATGGGAGACGAGTGGGCGGGGCAGATTTGTCGTTGCCAAAAATCAGGAAAAATCCTTTGATTGAGATAATTGCTATCAACACGGG CTGCCTCAACAACTGCACTTACTGCAAGACCAAACAGTCAAGAGGTGATCTAGCCAGTTACCAACCAGAGGAGATCATATCAAGGGCCAGGCAGTCGTTTGAAG AAGGTGTGCGTGAGATTTGGTTGACAAGTGAGGATACGGGAGCTTATGGGAGGGACATTGGCGTTACGTTGCCGGAACTGTTGAATCGGCTGGTGGAAGTGATTCCTGAGGGAGCAATGCTGAGACTGGGAATGACGAATCCTCCGTATATACTTGATCATTTAGAg GAAATGGCACAAATTCTGAGTCATTCTCGTGTCTACTCATTTCTTCACATTCCAGTTCAGTCTGCTTCTGACTCGGTTTTGGCAGACATGAAGCGTGAGTACACGATAGAAGATTTCAAGCACGTGGTGGACTTTTTGAACAAACA AGTACCCGGTATCACCATAGCAACAGACGTCATCTGCGGCTTTCCAACAGAAACTCCAGAA GATTTCTCTACAACACTCAGTCTCGTTCAAGAATACAAATTTCCCAGTCTATTTATCAATCAATTTTATCCTCGTCCCGGCACACCCGCAGCTCGAATGAAACGAATTCCGACTGAAATCGTGAAGCAAAGAACGAGAGAGATATCCAAGCTGTTTCAGTCCTACAAACCGTACGACCACAAG GTTGGGGAGAGGCAGACGGTGTTGGTGACTGAGGAGGCACATGACAGGCGGCATTACGTTGCACACAATAAGTTTTATGAGCAG GTTTTGGTTCCAATGGACGACACATTACTCGGTTGCATGATTGACGTTGAGATTGTTTCAGCCACAAAGCACTCAATGGAGGGCAAACTATGCGGTCTGGCTCTCACGTCGCATTCGTGTTTGCCCCCCTCTCTCGGTCTCGGTGAGATCACCAGCTTGtcagacagactaacacaaACAGGACAGAATAGGTTCGTAATGAAGCAAAGACGATGGAATGTTGGGTCGTCGTTTGTGTGGACGCTGTTGCAGTTGCTTGTGGTGTCAGTTCTGTCTGTCGTTGTGCTAATGTATTGGTGA
- the LOC134181890 gene encoding selenoprotein K-like, which translates to MSYVSESRTLGGNDLSSPSSAPSSWDRLRPTVVTDWFWAIVNFIVLFFHTMFKPNLTKKGSGYTTDYRRPGGGGGGPSSGPRRRMGGFRGGQSGPSPPPMGGGUGR; encoded by the exons ATGTCTTACGTGTCTGAAA GTCGTACTTTGGGTGGCAACGATTTGTCATCTCCGTCATCTGCTCCATCATCATGGGACCGTCTCCGTCCGACTGTCGTCACTGACTGGTTTTGGGCGATTGTCAACTTCATTGTCTTGTT TTTTCATACAATGTTCAAGCCTAACTTGACGAAGAAAGGCAGCGGATATACAACAGACTACAGACGACctggaggaggaggaggagg ACCGTCATCGGGTCCACGACGAAGAATGGGAGGTTTCCGAGGAGGCCAGAGTGGACCCAGTCCGCCACCAATGGGAGGAGGATGAGGAAG GTAA